One Sulfurimonas sp. HSL-3221 genomic window, TCCTGCTGGGCGTTGAGCCGTGTCACCGCGCGGAAATCCTCATAGGTGTATTCGGCCTCAAAGGAACCCAGCAGGGTGGTGCCGGTGTCATGCTTGCCGCTTTGGCGGAGAAGAAAGGCATCGCCCTGCAGGCTGACATTGCCGCGGATGTCGACATCCGCCGCCAGCGGCAGGGTGATGAGCAGGGGCAGCAGCCGTCTCACTGCTTGAGGACCCGTTTGTGGAAATCTTTGTCCGTCAGGCCCGTATCGATCTTTTCGTGTTTCCAGACGAGGATCGTCTCTTTGTCGTTTTGGTGGTTGGTCATAACGATCTTGCCGATACGCCACACTCCTCCCTCGTTGCGGTAGTCACTGAAGCGGGCTGTCTTCAGCAGCGCCTTTTTGCGGTCGTAGTAGTCCACCCGCACGATCACGTAGGTTTCCGGATTGATCCAGCTCACCTGTTTGGTATAGCCGGAGTCTTTCTCTTTGGGGAAGCGGACGGTCTTGTAGTAGGATTTTCCCTCGAGCTCCACCGTCTCCGCATCGCCCCCGTAGGTGTACTTTTCGATATTGAACGCGCTGAGGTCCTCGTAGCTGAATTCGCTGCCCATGAAGGAGCCGGACTTGTTCCGCGAGGCGATCCGCTTGACCCGTTTGAGGGCGGGGAGGTAGAGCCACTGGTCGTCGTCGCGGTCGAAATGTTCGTAGTTGAGGAACTTGGTCCCCTTGACGTCCGCCGGGGTGAGGAACTCCATCAGTGATTTGTCCCCCTCTTTGCCTTCGAGTACCTTCATCAGCATCGTGCGTTCGCGGGTCTGGCCGTTGGCGTTGATGAGCGTCATCTGCATTTCGCTGACGGCATCGTGGAAGCCGCTGAGTGCGGCATCGGTTTTTTTCGCCAGGTCGTAGTCGCTGATCGCCCAGGTGTTCAGGGTAATAAGCAGGAGTAGCGGTAAGCATTTTTGCATGGGAATTCCTCCGTTTTCGGTTGATGTTGACAATGTTAACATAGTAATGTGACCGTTGTCAACACCAAGGGGGATTTTGTTATACTTTTGAAATGAACCAGGATGAAAAGCGGCCGTACCACCACGGCAATGTGAAAGAATCGGCGATCGAAACGGCCTTGGAGATGCTGGAGAGCGAGGGGCTCGAAGCCATAACGCTGCGGGAACTCTCGGCGCGCATCGGGGCATCGCGAACGGCGATCTACCGGCACTTCGAGAACAAGGAGGCGCTGATCCGGGAGGTGATCCTGGCCGGCTTCGAACGCTTTGACGCCTTCTTTGTCGATATCTTTTCCAAGGGTGACGTGGACGTGCTGACCCGTTTTACGATGATGGGGCGCGCCTACCTCGCCTTTGCCGTCAACAATCCGCAGCTCTACCGCGTGCTTTTCGGACCGACGGTGCGCCAGGAACGCGAAGAGGTCTGCGATCTTGAAGACGCTGAAAGGGCGTCTGGGTTTCATGCGCTGGTACATCTCATCGAGGTGGGGCAGCGGGAAGGGATCTTCAAAAAAGGGGATGCTTTTTTGCTCGCGGCGACGGTCTGGTCGACGGTGCATGGGCTCGCTTCGCTGATTATCGACGGGCACCTGGTGATCAGCGACAACATCGATGCGATCTTCGAGGCGGGGAACCGCACGCTGCTCGAGGGGCTGAAAGCGGAAGGCTAGGATGCATCGGGTGCATTTCGTGCTACACTGTTGCTACGTTCGCGTTTTACAATGCATAGATAACGAAGCGGCAAAGGAGATACGATGACGCTGATAGATATCTTTACGGACCATGTAGTCAACTGTAAAAGTCTCAAGGATTATGTCGAGATCCGCAAAACCATCCACGAACGGGGCGAATTCAATGACCAGACGCTGATTCAGGCCGAAGAAGACCTGCAGCGGCTGCGCAAGGAACACCCGGAGATCTACGCGGGGATGTATGAGGTCCTCTATGAGATCATGCGCCGCGACGAGGGGCACTATTACGAATACCCCATCAACTTCATCCGCCAGATCCTGCGTATCTATCAAGACGGCATCCCGGCTGAGAAAGTCCTTGCCGCGTACCGCGGTGAACTCAACCACCACTACCGCGACGCCTGCTGACGCGCGTCGGCCCTCCAAAAAAAACAACTCAAAAAATTATAGTGTTCGGAAAAACCGGCGGGGGACCCCGCCGTGCGAATTAGCGCACTGAAGTGTAGCGTGTCGTACGTGCAGGAACGTTCTGTACTGTGGCGCCGATGGCGGTCGTTCCCCATCCCAGACCCAGGCTCGGCAGACGGTAGTAGAACATAGTCATGATCACTCCTTTAAGTTGAACAAAACCAATTGTAAAAAGCAAACGTAGCACCGGCGTAGCAAAATGAAAAAAATGTACATTTTTTTTTCGGAGCAGGGTTCGGCGGCATCCGAGGCCGCTGAAACGGTGTGCAGAGAGGCAAAAGCGCCCCGGAAAGTATCACAAATGTATCACTTTCTTCATGCAATCTTCATTTTCGCGCGTCATAGTGGTTGTCACCATATCACC contains:
- a CDS encoding outer membrane lipoprotein-sorting protein: MQKCLPLLLLITLNTWAISDYDLAKKTDAALSGFHDAVSEMQMTLINANGQTRERTMLMKVLEGKEGDKSLMEFLTPADVKGTKFLNYEHFDRDDDQWLYLPALKRVKRIASRNKSGSFMGSEFSYEDLSAFNIEKYTYGGDAETVELEGKSYYKTVRFPKEKDSGYTKQVSWINPETYVIVRVDYYDRKKALLKTARFSDYRNEGGVWRIGKIVMTNHQNDKETILVWKHEKIDTGLTDKDFHKRVLKQ
- a CDS encoding TetR/AcrR family transcriptional regulator, which gives rise to MNQDEKRPYHHGNVKESAIETALEMLESEGLEAITLRELSARIGASRTAIYRHFENKEALIREVILAGFERFDAFFVDIFSKGDVDVLTRFTMMGRAYLAFAVNNPQLYRVLFGPTVRQEREEVCDLEDAERASGFHALVHLIEVGQREGIFKKGDAFLLAATVWSTVHGLASLIIDGHLVISDNIDAIFEAGNRTLLEGLKAEG